Proteins encoded together in one Entomobacter blattae window:
- a CDS encoding cytochrome c biogenesis protein CcdA: MKKNYSIFLLVIGLIASTFFSFVVAEAAPQSSFLSSLEEKGHKEEKGDNIPQQGQTNWVVNRHSRAAIMVDTYPIQLGKPFTLGLQLELAKGWHTYWLNPGDAGSAADITLPSEVGGMALRAGSLQWPVPQRIPEGPLTSFAYQGQVMLMQPLTLLAGPQNGPSLSVGQRDVVIPIKAQWLVCEKICVPEEASFTLKLPVASHAQASAQAPLFATARQALPQPSPFEAFLDENKNLVLKGHGLSRETVHSAQFFPARQGAIDLSFSSSPVVGDSRIVFPLKWLVDPEAVTKGVVVLKDNKENSSALWIETKVGRLTASTVANTARGGERLAVGKIVNSLVFAVLGGLLLNVMPCVFPVLAVKTLSVLEVGHSGLAKARRKALVYVCGVVVTFTMLGLLMMGGRAIGLGNGWGTQFQSPLFVIGMVWFLLLLALNLLGLFEIGAGMTALGQKYIPAHGYWHDFATGVLVVVLSTPCTAPFMGVAVAAAFVLPAWLGGIVFLFLGLGLALPYWVMMWVPALARIMPKPGKWMVYIRQGLAFPLLFTCVWLVWVVSLQGGSPAVALTLTGGVIWAFLAWLWGMLQFKESLKAKVGRFVILMLGGGLCLAVGSGYYWGLWKFQPPYSLVGLSSAQGMPTEAEKPLQKEAKRGQDSGLVHEVYTPQLLERLTQAHQPVFVDVTAAWCITCIVNEKVALESASVKRVFQDNHIHYLVADWTHQNPAISAFLKHHHRDGVPLYVFYPSRGNPQILPQLLTPSLVASILQKP, encoded by the coding sequence ATGAAAAAAAATTACTCTATTTTTCTGCTGGTTATAGGACTTATTGCGAGCACATTTTTTTCTTTTGTTGTAGCCGAAGCAGCTCCTCAGTCCTCTTTTCTGTCCTCTCTCGAAGAGAAGGGGCACAAAGAGGAAAAAGGCGATAATATTCCTCAGCAGGGGCAGACCAATTGGGTGGTTAATCGCCATAGTCGTGCTGCCATTATGGTGGATACGTACCCCATTCAGCTGGGAAAACCCTTTACTTTGGGGTTGCAGTTGGAGTTAGCAAAGGGCTGGCATACTTATTGGCTTAACCCAGGCGATGCCGGTTCTGCAGCAGACATTACCCTTCCATCAGAGGTTGGGGGTATGGCCCTTCGTGCGGGTAGCCTTCAATGGCCTGTTCCCCAGCGCATTCCTGAAGGTCCTTTGACCTCTTTTGCCTATCAAGGGCAGGTGATGCTTATGCAGCCGCTCACCTTGTTGGCAGGGCCTCAAAACGGACCTTCCCTTTCAGTTGGGCAGCGAGATGTCGTTATTCCCATAAAAGCTCAATGGCTCGTTTGCGAGAAGATTTGTGTACCTGAGGAGGCCTCTTTTACCCTTAAGTTGCCAGTTGCTTCTCATGCACAGGCCTCTGCGCAAGCACCTCTCTTTGCTACAGCCAGACAGGCTTTGCCTCAACCTTCTCCTTTTGAGGCGTTTTTGGATGAAAACAAAAATCTGGTGTTGAAAGGCCATGGCCTGTCGAGAGAAACCGTTCACTCTGCCCAATTTTTTCCTGCCAGGCAGGGGGCGATAGATTTATCGTTTTCATCCTCCCCTGTCGTAGGGGATAGCCGCATTGTTTTTCCTCTTAAATGGCTTGTTGATCCTGAGGCTGTTACCAAAGGTGTGGTTGTTCTCAAAGATAACAAAGAGAATAGCAGTGCCCTTTGGATAGAAACAAAGGTGGGACGCCTTACCGCATCGACTGTTGCTAATACAGCACGTGGTGGGGAGAGGCTGGCTGTGGGAAAAATAGTCAATAGTCTTGTGTTTGCTGTATTGGGCGGCCTTCTCTTAAATGTTATGCCCTGTGTCTTCCCTGTTTTGGCTGTAAAAACCCTGAGCGTTCTGGAAGTGGGGCATTCGGGGCTTGCAAAGGCCCGTAGAAAAGCTTTGGTCTATGTGTGTGGGGTGGTTGTAACCTTTACCATGCTGGGCCTCTTGATGATGGGTGGGCGAGCGATTGGCTTAGGTAACGGCTGGGGAACACAGTTTCAGTCTCCGCTGTTTGTCATTGGCATGGTCTGGTTTTTATTGCTGTTGGCTTTAAATCTTTTGGGTCTTTTTGAAATTGGCGCGGGCATGACGGCTCTGGGGCAAAAATATATACCTGCTCATGGCTATTGGCATGATTTTGCCACAGGGGTTTTGGTTGTGGTTTTATCTACGCCTTGCACAGCCCCCTTTATGGGCGTTGCAGTGGCTGCCGCCTTTGTTTTGCCAGCCTGGCTGGGGGGGATTGTTTTCCTCTTTTTAGGGCTGGGATTAGCCTTGCCTTATTGGGTGATGATGTGGGTGCCCGCCTTGGCACGGATCATGCCTAAACCTGGGAAGTGGATGGTGTATATTCGGCAAGGGTTGGCCTTTCCCTTATTGTTCACCTGTGTGTGGTTGGTATGGGTTGTAAGCCTGCAAGGAGGAAGTCCTGCAGTAGCCCTAACATTGACAGGTGGAGTGATATGGGCATTTCTCGCCTGGTTGTGGGGCATGCTCCAGTTTAAAGAGAGCCTGAAAGCCAAGGTTGGACGCTTTGTGATATTAATGTTGGGGGGCGGGCTATGCTTGGCCGTGGGGAGTGGATATTATTGGGGTTTATGGAAATTCCAACCTCCTTACTCCCTTGTTGGGCTTTCTTCAGCTCAGGGAATGCCCACAGAGGCTGAAAAACCTTTACAGAAAGAAGCCAAGAGAGGCCAAGATAGTGGCTTGGTGCACGAGGTTTATACCCCCCAGCTGTTGGAAAGGCTTACACAAGCCCATCAGCCTGTTTTTGTAGATGTAACAGCAGCTTGGTGTATTACATGTATTGTTAATGAGAAGGTAGCGTTAGAGTCTGCCTCTGTAAAGCGGGTTTTTCAGGATAATCACATCCACTATCTTGTTGCTGATTGGACACATCAGAACCCAGCTATTTCTGCTTTTCTTAAACACCATCATCGAGATGGGGTACCCTTATATGTTTTTTACCCATCACGGGGGAATCCCCAGATTCTTCCTCAACTTCTTACCCCTTCCCTGGTGGCCAGTATCCTTCAAAAACCCTAA
- the hrpB gene encoding ATP-dependent helicase HrpB: MSLHSPNIPIAEICTLPIAQVLPEIFEHMEKSSNGVVIAPPGAGKTTAIPLALLDATWFGRGQKLVMLEPRRLAARTAAYRMASLLGEKVGQTVGYTTRLEKVCSPQTRIEVITEGILIHRLMHDPTLEGIAAVLFDEVHERSLDTDFALACCLDVQQNFRPELRLLAMSATLDGAVFTKTMQTRLIESMGQSFPVDIRHTKHDIARIQDIPTFVAQNIFEVLSQEEGSILAFLPGAGEIHRCKTLIEEHPLYKSQVECLPLYGALPPEEQDKIFSPPLDGKRRIILATSIAETSLTVPGIRIVIDSGFRRTPQFSSDSGLNQLKTVKISRAAAHQRSGRAGRTIPGIAIRLWSEATQRGLAPQDQPEILNADLSSLYLNAAHWEKVVGTPLTQLPLLERPPTGPVEAAQAMLISLGALDDHHHHITSLGQKMSKLGTHPRLAAMLLAAQTPQEQTIAITIATLLEERDPIRPFRTPQGRPVQPPPADITLRLHLIAGLDDPEIPPTHIDRAALRRIHQTARQFAARMAIKANKMALSPSTELSFPPPIVAKLIAAAFPDRIAQKRTDDGSFKLSGGGSAHIPKTDPLAREKLLAVAVLHHYKTTTIQMAAPLDSKALPPTLLESCRTSTDLMVDPTNGAVLGHQRIRLGSLILQERTIPLAESDIIPILLEYTNQNFLTCLTWSESTRQLQARARLARQAGQEDLPDISDETLKNTLTSWLTPYLSSLRRVSDLKTLDLHAILLSFFSYPQKHWLDSHLPTHITLQGRTTAIDYTQPVPVVAAKAQFFFELAALPLLAEGKIPLQAALLSPAGRVQAITTDLASFWEKGWHDMRRDMKGRYPKHDWPEKPHPT; this comes from the coding sequence ATGTCACTCCATTCGCCCAACATCCCTATTGCCGAAATCTGCACACTTCCTATTGCACAAGTCCTTCCTGAGATTTTCGAGCACATGGAAAAAAGCAGTAATGGCGTGGTGATAGCCCCCCCAGGGGCAGGGAAAACAACAGCAATCCCCCTTGCCCTTCTCGACGCCACGTGGTTTGGCCGAGGCCAGAAACTGGTGATGCTAGAACCAAGGCGGCTTGCTGCGCGCACGGCTGCGTATCGTATGGCTAGCCTCCTTGGGGAAAAAGTGGGGCAGACTGTGGGCTATACGACGCGCCTAGAAAAAGTCTGCTCTCCACAAACCCGTATTGAGGTTATCACAGAAGGCATCTTAATCCACCGGCTGATGCATGACCCGACGTTGGAGGGAATTGCCGCTGTATTGTTTGATGAAGTGCATGAACGCTCCCTCGATACCGATTTTGCCCTAGCCTGCTGCTTGGATGTACAGCAGAACTTTCGCCCAGAATTACGCCTTTTAGCCATGTCAGCAACACTGGACGGGGCCGTTTTTACCAAAACCATGCAAACCCGCCTTATCGAAAGCATGGGGCAAAGCTTTCCGGTTGATATCCGCCATACGAAACACGATATTGCCCGTATTCAGGATATTCCTACCTTTGTGGCCCAAAATATTTTTGAGGTTCTCAGCCAGGAGGAAGGAAGCATTCTGGCCTTTCTGCCGGGTGCAGGAGAAATCCACCGCTGCAAAACCCTAATAGAAGAGCATCCCCTTTACAAAAGCCAGGTGGAGTGTTTACCCCTTTATGGCGCCCTTCCGCCCGAAGAACAAGACAAGATCTTTTCGCCACCCCTTGATGGAAAAAGACGTATTATTCTTGCCACTTCTATTGCAGAAACCTCTCTTACCGTACCAGGGATCCGCATTGTAATCGATAGCGGGTTTAGGCGTACCCCACAATTTTCGTCAGATTCAGGGTTAAACCAACTCAAAACTGTCAAGATCTCTCGCGCTGCAGCCCATCAACGCTCTGGCCGTGCAGGAAGAACGATACCTGGCATAGCCATCCGGCTTTGGTCAGAAGCTACCCAACGAGGGCTTGCCCCACAAGATCAGCCAGAAATTCTCAATGCTGACCTCAGCAGCCTTTACCTTAATGCTGCCCACTGGGAAAAGGTGGTGGGCACCCCGCTTACCCAATTACCACTTCTTGAGAGACCTCCCACCGGGCCAGTCGAAGCCGCACAAGCCATGCTGATTTCCCTGGGGGCTTTGGATGACCACCATCATCATATTACCTCACTCGGGCAAAAAATGAGCAAGCTTGGTACCCACCCCCGCCTAGCCGCCATGCTCCTCGCTGCGCAAACCCCTCAAGAACAGACGATTGCCATCACCATTGCAACCCTCCTAGAAGAGCGTGACCCTATACGCCCCTTCCGAACGCCTCAGGGCAGACCCGTCCAGCCTCCGCCAGCAGATATTACCCTTCGCCTTCATCTTATTGCAGGCCTTGATGACCCTGAGATTCCCCCTACGCATATCGACCGTGCCGCCTTACGGCGTATTCACCAAACAGCCCGGCAATTTGCCGCCCGTATGGCTATAAAAGCTAATAAAATGGCACTTTCCCCCTCGACTGAACTTTCTTTCCCACCCCCGATCGTTGCCAAACTGATTGCCGCTGCTTTTCCTGACCGTATTGCCCAAAAACGTACTGATGATGGCTCTTTTAAACTTTCCGGTGGAGGAAGCGCCCATATTCCTAAAACAGATCCTCTCGCCCGGGAGAAATTGCTAGCGGTTGCTGTGCTCCATCATTATAAAACCACAACCATACAAATGGCAGCCCCTTTAGATTCCAAAGCTCTACCCCCGACTTTATTGGAGAGCTGCCGAACTAGTACAGACCTCATGGTTGACCCCACAAACGGGGCTGTTTTAGGGCACCAACGCATAAGGCTTGGCAGCCTTATCCTTCAAGAACGCACAATTCCCCTTGCAGAAAGTGATATTATCCCCATTCTTTTGGAGTATACCAACCAAAACTTCCTCACCTGTTTAACCTGGAGCGAATCGACCCGCCAACTTCAAGCCAGAGCCCGTCTGGCCCGCCAGGCAGGACAAGAAGACCTTCCCGATATCTCAGACGAAACACTGAAAAATACCCTTACCAGCTGGCTGACCCCTTACCTTAGTTCTCTTCGGCGGGTCAGTGACCTCAAAACCCTTGATCTTCACGCGATTTTGCTTTCTTTTTTCAGTTATCCGCAAAAACATTGGCTAGATAGCCACCTGCCAACACATATAACCTTACAAGGGCGCACCACGGCGATAGATTATACGCAGCCCGTTCCGGTAGTGGCAGCGAAAGCCCAATTCTTTTTCGAGCTTGCCGCCCTTCCCCTTTTGGCAGAAGGGAAAATACCCCTGCAAGCCGCTCTTCTCTCGCCCGCGGGGCGTGTTCAGGCTATCACCACTGATCTTGCCAGCTTTTGGGAGAAAGGCTGGCATGATATGCGCCGCGACATGAAGGGCCGTTACCCCAAACATGACTGGCCAGAAAAACCTCATCCAACATAA
- a CDS encoding S1C family serine protease: MTHNLFGDSSPIAHKNTCPPQTHKMRSFPFLAQSLSFSSLPFLGLLWFSAVPIASAWAQNPSPNSAPPLSSAPSSSAPSEAENSKSQDKGQDIVISRPLSFAPIVKKVAPSVVNIAVTEDLNNPHQKRHVLPSVRGTPYEKKFRERMRKHNEETLGAGSGFIIDSTGFIATNSHVVGNADKITVSLSDGTSFPAKVIGVDILTDIAVIKITSPHALPAITWGDSRKIQVGDWIIAAGNPFGLGSSVTAGIVSARGRDIGSSPFDDFLQLDAPINPGNSGGPSFNIAGEVVALNTAIVSPTGSSVGVGFGIPSETAQPIVDELRKNGHIDRGWLGITLENSTNHDGVRIIGVDKNGPAQKAGLQKNDIVISLKGEHVETARGLIRSIAAIHPQSTVNIEIKRKNKTFTLSLTIGYRPIEIDN, translated from the coding sequence ATTACACATAACCTCTTTGGCGATTCCAGCCCGATCGCGCATAAAAACACATGTCCACCTCAAACCCATAAAATGCGCTCCTTTCCCTTTCTAGCTCAATCTTTATCATTTTCCTCTCTTCCATTCCTCGGCCTGCTATGGTTTTCTGCTGTGCCAATAGCTTCAGCTTGGGCCCAAAACCCTTCCCCCAATAGTGCACCGCCCTTGTCCTCTGCTCCTTCGTCCTCTGCCCCTTCTGAAGCTGAAAACTCAAAAAGCCAGGACAAAGGCCAGGACATTGTTATTTCCCGCCCCCTAAGCTTTGCACCTATCGTAAAAAAAGTTGCGCCCAGTGTCGTCAATATAGCTGTGACGGAAGACCTTAATAACCCCCATCAAAAACGGCATGTTCTCCCCTCGGTGAGAGGGACACCTTACGAAAAAAAATTTCGTGAACGCATGCGCAAACATAATGAAGAAACTTTGGGTGCAGGCTCGGGCTTTATTATCGACAGCACAGGCTTTATTGCCACAAATAGCCATGTCGTTGGCAATGCCGATAAAATTACCGTTTCTCTCTCTGATGGTACGTCTTTTCCTGCAAAAGTCATTGGGGTGGATATTCTTACAGATATCGCTGTTATAAAAATCACCTCTCCGCATGCTCTTCCGGCTATCACATGGGGAGACAGCCGCAAAATCCAGGTGGGAGACTGGATCATTGCTGCAGGAAACCCCTTTGGCCTTGGTTCTTCTGTTACAGCGGGCATTGTTTCTGCCCGCGGACGAGATATTGGCTCTAGCCCCTTTGACGATTTCCTGCAGCTGGATGCCCCCATTAACCCCGGAAATTCTGGTGGTCCTTCCTTTAACATAGCGGGCGAAGTTGTGGCCCTGAACACGGCTATTGTCTCACCAACCGGCAGCTCGGTCGGAGTTGGTTTTGGCATCCCTTCAGAAACGGCGCAGCCTATCGTCGATGAGCTACGCAAGAATGGCCACATTGATAGGGGCTGGCTTGGTATTACCCTTGAAAACAGTACCAACCATGATGGGGTAAGAATTATCGGGGTGGATAAAAACGGTCCAGCCCAAAAAGCTGGGCTTCAAAAAAATGATATTGTTATAAGTCTAAAAGGCGAACATGTTGAGACTGCCCGGGGGTTAATTCGTTCAATAGCAGCAATTCACCCGCAAAGCACAGTGAATATTGAAATAAAACGCAAAAACAAAACTTTTACTCTCTCATTAACTATTGGTTATCGCCCAATAGAAATAGATAATTAA
- a CDS encoding response regulator transcription factor yields the protein MRVLLVEDDPTVKNFIVKGLRQGGHEVEEAENGSDSLALALAKDYDIIILDRMLPGEIDGLKVLQTLRKEGNTTPVLILSALGEVDEKVAGLQAGGDDYVPKPFSFKELLARVEALSRRTKNDVLQPTKLVVSDLELDLLERTVYRGNKKIGLHPREFRLLEYLMRHAGQTVTRSMLLEKIWDYHFDPQTNVIDVHVSRLRHKIDKPFSYPLIHTIRHEGYILRHFETDQGE from the coding sequence ATGCGTGTTCTTCTTGTAGAAGATGACCCAACAGTAAAAAACTTTATCGTCAAAGGGCTGCGTCAGGGTGGTCATGAAGTAGAAGAAGCTGAAAACGGCTCAGATAGCCTTGCCTTAGCCCTTGCTAAAGACTACGATATCATTATTCTCGATCGGATGTTACCCGGTGAGATTGATGGATTAAAAGTTTTACAGACTTTACGGAAAGAGGGGAATACAACACCTGTTCTCATTCTTTCTGCCCTGGGAGAGGTGGATGAAAAGGTTGCGGGTCTTCAGGCCGGGGGGGATGATTATGTTCCAAAACCTTTCTCGTTTAAAGAATTATTAGCCAGAGTTGAAGCCCTTTCCCGAAGAACTAAAAACGATGTTTTACAGCCCACCAAACTTGTTGTCTCCGACTTAGAGCTTGACCTTCTGGAAAGGACCGTTTATCGGGGCAACAAGAAAATAGGCCTACACCCCCGAGAATTCCGCCTGTTGGAATATCTCATGCGTCATGCAGGCCAAACCGTTACCCGTAGCATGTTGCTGGAAAAAATTTGGGATTACCATTTTGACCCCCAGACCAATGTTATTGATGTACATGTTTCGCGCCTTCGTCATAAAATAGACAAGCCTTTCTCCTATCCGTTAATTCATACCATTCGGCATGAAGGATATATTCTCAGGCACTTTGAAACTGATCAAGGTGAATGA
- a CDS encoding sensor histidine kinase translates to MKKLLQLSFKRKKHTLFFFRITKFFQHFPLTASMQFALLYGFIFSVSSAAFVVFLWWQTTREIENQIHEQIQKDMQDLVVQYKTSNITPFLQTLHDRIQNNVNRQAIYLLTDADYHKISGNLTHWPRQKYISTQWSTIDLPTPPFLAHQATAITLTLPNDYHLLVGRSILMLDLFQRVLRNALAWIWLLIILSTFGGIVLTRLLLHSLISTISYHTRELAQGDMSARIPLGDWGGELDEVCLAINSMLNRISLLMKGIKQVSNSIAHDLKTPIARARTRLEDALLNTKTTEEYEQTIENAVEDLDNITRIFESILRISEIESGSRRAAFKIFDVNLVIHNLVKFYDAVAEEKGITLYFNHPPILNIYGDTHLIQQAVANLLDNAIKFSAPNSVIKIWAKIDEKQPVPHIYLAIEDQGPGMKESEIHQATERFFRAESSRNTPGFGLGLSMVEAIAHLHQGTFKLENNNATPGLKAILILPRYTHVNLEEKNKNP, encoded by the coding sequence ATGAAAAAACTGCTTCAACTCTCTTTTAAAAGAAAAAAGCATACACTATTCTTTTTTCGTATAACAAAGTTTTTTCAGCATTTCCCTCTTACCGCCAGTATGCAGTTTGCCCTGCTTTATGGCTTTATCTTTTCAGTCTCTTCTGCTGCTTTTGTGGTCTTTCTCTGGTGGCAAACCACCAGAGAAATTGAAAACCAGATTCATGAGCAAATCCAAAAGGATATGCAGGATCTGGTTGTACAATATAAAACCAGTAATATTACCCCCTTTCTTCAAACTCTTCATGATAGGATTCAAAATAACGTTAATAGACAGGCCATCTATTTATTAACCGATGCCGATTATCATAAGATTTCTGGTAACCTTACCCACTGGCCCAGGCAGAAATATATCTCTACCCAATGGTCTACCATCGATCTGCCAACTCCTCCCTTTTTAGCCCACCAGGCAACCGCTATTACGCTTACACTTCCCAATGACTACCATCTTCTTGTGGGGCGCAGCATTCTTATGCTGGACCTCTTCCAACGTGTTTTAAGAAATGCTCTTGCATGGATATGGCTCCTGATCATTCTTTCAACCTTTGGCGGGATTGTACTGACCAGACTTTTACTTCACTCTCTTATTAGTACAATCAGCTATCATACACGAGAGCTCGCACAAGGAGATATGAGTGCACGTATCCCGCTAGGGGATTGGGGAGGAGAGCTCGATGAAGTCTGCCTTGCCATCAATTCCATGCTCAACAGAATCTCGCTTCTCATGAAGGGCATAAAACAGGTTTCCAATTCTATTGCCCATGACCTCAAAACACCGATTGCCCGTGCACGCACCCGCCTAGAAGATGCCCTATTGAATACCAAAACCACTGAAGAATATGAACAGACCATTGAAAATGCCGTTGAAGACTTAGACAATATCACCAGAATTTTTGAGTCCATCTTGCGAATCTCTGAAATTGAATCTGGCTCACGTCGAGCCGCTTTTAAGATTTTTGATGTCAACCTCGTCATTCATAATCTTGTAAAATTCTACGATGCGGTTGCCGAAGAAAAAGGAATTACCCTTTATTTCAACCATCCCCCTATTTTAAATATTTACGGTGATACTCACCTTATCCAGCAGGCCGTAGCGAACTTGCTTGATAATGCCATCAAATTTTCAGCCCCAAACTCTGTTATTAAAATCTGGGCTAAAATTGATGAAAAACAGCCTGTGCCCCATATCTACCTTGCCATAGAAGATCAGGGCCCCGGAATGAAAGAAAGTGAGATCCACCAGGCAACAGAGCGCTTCTTTAGGGCTGAGAGCTCCCGTAACACCCCTGGGTTTGGGTTAGGGCTTTCAATGGTGGAAGCAATCGCTCATCTCCATCAGGGCACTTTCAAGCTTGAAAACAATAATGCCACACCAGGCCTAAAAGCGATCCTCATCCTTCCGCGTTATACCCACGTTAACCTTGAAGAGAAAAATAAAAACCCGTAA
- a CDS encoding SIMPL domain-containing protein (The SIMPL domain is named for its presence in mouse protein SIMPL (signalling molecule that associates with mouse pelle-like kinase). Bacterial member BP26, from Brucella, was shown to assemble into a channel-like structure, while YggE from E. coli has been associated with resistance to oxidative stress.) codes for MSLFKARTAPFAFASALLVHVSLSAFAAPADHEPPIPPDATLLNISATGVVRSSADNLVAIMTAEERGKNVASVQKQVNATIQKAIQIATDSPTVHSVVKNYSVYRSDDDAQRKTPVWIARQSLHLSSSSNEELLKLVEQLQKQGLALSSMGWEFSPHKQEELEASAELEAIKSFQARIEKIAHTLGKKIGPIRTMNIGERVSPMRSLSLMAAPSMAQSKSNALPQISNEEQDVTATVSGTVLLTP; via the coding sequence ATGTCCCTCTTTAAGGCCCGTACAGCCCCGTTCGCTTTTGCATCAGCTTTATTGGTGCATGTCTCGCTCTCTGCTTTTGCTGCCCCAGCAGACCACGAGCCCCCTATTCCCCCCGATGCCACCTTACTCAACATAAGCGCAACGGGTGTTGTCCGCTCTTCTGCTGATAACCTCGTAGCGATTATGACAGCTGAGGAAAGAGGAAAGAATGTCGCTTCAGTTCAAAAACAGGTGAATGCCACCATCCAAAAGGCTATTCAAATCGCAACAGATTCGCCCACTGTTCATAGTGTTGTAAAAAACTATTCTGTTTACCGATCAGATGACGATGCCCAGCGTAAAACCCCCGTATGGATTGCCAGGCAATCTCTTCATCTCTCATCCTCTTCTAATGAAGAGCTTTTGAAGCTGGTTGAACAACTTCAAAAACAGGGATTAGCCCTTTCCTCTATGGGTTGGGAGTTTTCACCTCATAAACAAGAAGAACTGGAAGCCTCAGCAGAACTAGAAGCCATAAAGTCTTTCCAAGCTCGCATAGAAAAAATTGCTCATACGTTAGGCAAAAAAATTGGCCCCATACGCACCATGAATATTGGCGAAAGAGTCAGTCCCATGCGATCTTTATCCTTAATGGCGGCCCCTTCCATGGCCCAAAGCAAATCAAATGCCCTTCCCCAAATCAGCAACGAAGAGCAAGATGTTACGGCAACCGTTTCAGGGACTGTTCTTTTAACGCCCTAA
- a CDS encoding DUF3293 domain-containing protein — protein MGIKPASSEIRKVYAKSLYRAGPVLTRINRIPQGMENIEHGKSFLEWGMVSAYNPGGKRHPEGWNHRMFAHLQQELEKAGFVYYYGIGSLYNQEEPLFMVAVPRGRLYKLARKYRQNAVVLLQKGRRSRLVFWGRE, from the coding sequence ATGGGGATTAAGCCAGCCTCCTCAGAAATAAGGAAAGTTTATGCCAAAAGCCTTTATAGGGCAGGTCCGGTATTAACGCGAATAAACCGTATCCCTCAGGGGATGGAAAATATTGAGCACGGAAAGTCTTTTCTGGAATGGGGTATGGTAAGTGCTTATAACCCAGGGGGAAAGAGACACCCAGAAGGGTGGAACCACCGTATGTTTGCACATTTGCAGCAAGAGTTGGAGAAAGCCGGTTTTGTTTACTATTACGGAATAGGCAGCTTATATAATCAGGAAGAGCCCTTATTCATGGTGGCTGTTCCGAGGGGAAGGTTATATAAGCTAGCCCGTAAATATCGTCAAAATGCTGTGGTTCTTCTCCAGAAAGGAAGACGATCTCGTCTTGTGTTTTGGGGTAGGGAATAA
- the rodA gene encoding rod shape-determining protein RodA, whose protein sequence is MMDSRSVMVRFRKRLLLAEPNFQFFHKLLQVNWLYVLLICALAAIGYIALYSAGGGSAKSFAKPQMIRFVLGFIVMVGMAVLHPRILIKLAWPLYGLSLILLVAVLAMGHVGKGAERWLVVGGIAIQPSELAKITLVLVLASWFRNVSWQRMGNPLFLVIPAILVLLPVGLVLKEPNLGTAVIIGLVGASVFFAAGMRWWLIILLALPVPYGAKIAYNHLHDYQKARITTFLNPESDPLGAGYNIIQSKIALGSGGMWGKGYMQGTQGQLNFLPEKQTDFIFTMIAEEWGFVGGIAVVSIFFLVVIGGMLMAVRCRNRFGRLLSLGISVNFFLYCTVNLSMVMGAIPVGGVPLPLISYGGSALLTVMFGFGLLFSVYVHRDIKMEGT, encoded by the coding sequence ATGATGGATAGTCGATCTGTTATGGTACGTTTTCGAAAGAGGCTGTTACTAGCAGAGCCCAATTTTCAATTTTTTCATAAATTATTACAAGTTAACTGGTTATATGTTTTATTGATCTGTGCCCTTGCTGCGATTGGTTATATAGCTCTTTATTCAGCAGGGGGAGGATCTGCAAAGTCTTTTGCCAAGCCACAGATGATTCGTTTTGTGCTAGGCTTTATTGTGATGGTGGGTATGGCTGTACTCCATCCTCGTATTCTTATAAAATTGGCTTGGCCGTTATATGGGCTTTCGTTGATTTTGTTGGTGGCCGTTTTGGCGATGGGCCATGTGGGTAAAGGGGCTGAGCGCTGGCTAGTTGTAGGAGGAATTGCCATACAGCCTTCTGAACTGGCAAAAATTACCCTTGTCTTGGTATTGGCGAGCTGGTTTCGAAACGTGTCATGGCAAAGGATGGGTAATCCGCTCTTTTTAGTCATCCCTGCCATTTTAGTACTGTTGCCGGTGGGGCTTGTATTAAAAGAGCCTAACTTGGGTACAGCAGTGATTATTGGTTTGGTAGGGGCCTCGGTTTTTTTTGCGGCTGGCATGCGCTGGTGGTTAATCATCCTATTGGCTTTACCGGTACCGTATGGTGCTAAAATTGCCTATAACCACCTTCATGATTATCAAAAGGCCCGTATTACCACCTTCCTTAATCCTGAAAGTGATCCTTTGGGAGCTGGGTATAATATCATTCAGTCTAAAATTGCCCTTGGTTCAGGCGGTATGTGGGGAAAAGGCTATATGCAGGGAACCCAAGGGCAATTGAACTTTCTTCCGGAAAAGCAGACAGATTTTATCTTTACGATGATTGCGGAAGAATGGGGGTTTGTTGGAGGTATTGCTGTTGTTTCTATCTTCTTTTTAGTTGTGATAGGAGGAATGCTTATGGCTGTAAGATGCAGGAACAGATTTGGCCGATTATTAAGTTTAGGAATTTCTGTTAATTTTTTTCTTTACTGTACGGTTAATCTCTCAATGGTGATGGGAGCTATCCCAGTAGGAGGAGTTCCCTTGCCGCTTATTTCTTACGGTGGGTCAGCCTTGTTAACGGTTATGTTCGGCTTTGGCTTGCTTTTTTCCGTTTATGTCCATCGGGACATAAAAATGGAGGGAACATAA